Proteins found in one bacterium genomic segment:
- a CDS encoding FtsQ-type POTRA domain-containing protein, which yields MQNFAKILLAISLVVGISMLWILVVNPLFRLNRIIVTGNIRLSKDYILHTIGLTTGRNLLLVNVERIKRKLMNMKEIELADVYIKYPHTLYISVVEKKPAYLLNTGRFWGLTENGEVLPMEGYSGIIDLPIITPIEDCIVEPYTIVNCKSANLALNFLNYIAEHESGMLDIISEVIAPYEDEIIIILRESGVKVLVGDDWDIWDKLNVVLDNIGKDIQKVDEIDFRFSGQAVVRYKEKYMVRSWGEQ from the coding sequence ATGCAAAATTTTGCTAAAATACTGCTTGCTATATCGCTTGTTGTGGGCATTTCGATGCTCTGGATTCTTGTTGTAAACCCGTTATTCAGGCTTAACAGGATAATAGTTACAGGTAATATAAGATTATCAAAAGATTATATATTACATACTATCGGTTTGACAACTGGCAGGAATCTTCTTCTGGTTAATGTTGAAAGAATAAAAAGAAAATTGATGAATATGAAGGAAATTGAGCTTGCGGATGTGTATATAAAATATCCTCATACTTTGTATATATCTGTAGTTGAGAAAAAGCCAGCTTATCTGTTAAATACAGGTAGATTTTGGGGATTAACGGAAAATGGCGAAGTGTTACCGATGGAAGGGTATAGCGGAATTATAGACCTTCCCATAATAACTCCTATAGAAGATTGCATTGTAGAACCATATACAATTGTGAACTGTAAATCCGCGAATTTAGCACTGAATTTTTTAAATTATATAGCAGAACATGAAAGCGGAATGTTGGACATAATCTCCGAGGTTATAGCGCCATATGAAGACGAGATAATCATTATATTGCGTGAAAGTGGAGTTAAAGTACTTGTCGGTGATGATTGGGATATATGGGATAAATTAAATGTGGTGCTCGACAATATTGGAAAAGATATACAAAAAGTTGATGAAATAGACTTCAGGTTTTCCGGACAGGCTGTGGTTAGATACAAGGAAAAATATATGGTAAGAAGTTGGGGGGAACAATGA
- the murB gene encoding UDP-N-acetylmuramate dehydrogenase encodes MVADVEKVIDEIKGICRIERNYPLSLLTSFGIGGPADLVLFPSSKEQLIKVLQILAEAEIPVYVLGKGTNVLASDDGFSGAVVVIGEGLDGIVKLGGGVWVFEAGLPLSRAIFTVAKDGFGGLEPLAGIPGSVGGAVAMNAGAYGVEIADELMELEIWVGSSKTKVLRKADLVINYRGIGIPSGSVILSAKFELPKVGAKYALERINYFKTLRAESQPIDAKCAGCIFRNPPGLHAGKLIDDAGLKGKQIGGAKISEKHANFIVNVGGATARDVMSLIELIRDVVYKKFGVKLELEIKILGNI; translated from the coding sequence ATGGTAGCTGATGTGGAAAAAGTTATCGATGAGATTAAGGGAATTTGTCGAATCGAAAGGAATTACCCGCTATCCCTGCTTACTTCATTCGGTATAGGGGGACCTGCGGATTTGGTCCTATTCCCCTCGAGCAAAGAACAATTAATAAAAGTTTTGCAAATATTGGCGGAAGCGGAAATCCCGGTTTATGTGCTCGGCAAAGGGACCAATGTTCTCGCGAGCGATGACGGTTTTTCGGGCGCTGTCGTGGTTATCGGTGAAGGATTGGACGGCATAGTTAAACTCGGGGGCGGTGTCTGGGTTTTTGAGGCGGGGCTGCCTTTATCCAGGGCTATATTTACCGTTGCTAAAGATGGATTCGGAGGTCTTGAGCCACTTGCTGGAATCCCAGGTTCCGTGGGAGGAGCCGTGGCGATGAATGCAGGGGCATACGGAGTGGAGATAGCTGACGAGCTGATGGAGTTGGAAATATGGGTGGGCAGCAGTAAAACAAAGGTGCTGAGGAAAGCCGACCTCGTGATAAACTACAGAGGGATTGGCATACCTTCTGGGTCGGTAATACTTTCTGCCAAGTTTGAACTTCCAAAAGTGGGCGCTAAGTATGCACTGGAAAGAATAAATTACTTTAAAACCCTTCGTGCCGAGAGCCAGCCGATCGACGCAAAGTGTGCTGGATGTATTTTCAGAAATCCTCCAGGGCTTCATGCCGGAAAGCTTATTGACGATGCAGGCTTGAAAGGAAAACAAATAGGCGGGGCCAAAATTTCCGAGAAACATGCGAACTTCATCGTTAATGTCGGCGGTGCAACCGCACGGGATGTTATGAGTCTTATTGAGCTAATTCGTGACGTTGTATACAAAAAGTTTGGAGTTAAACTCGAGCTGGAAATAAAAATTTTGGGGAATATATAA
- a CDS encoding UDP-N-acetylmuramate--L-alanine ligase: MSRKVKWLHFVGIGGSGMSGIAEILLNLGYKITGSDIRKSDVTKRLERLGAKVFYEHSAENVGDADVVVVSSAIKSDNPEVIAAKERGIPIIPRAEMLAELMRLKYGIAVAGTHGKSTTTSLIGQVLTEADVDPTVIVGGRVVNLRSNVRLGTGQYLVAEADEFDKSFLRLSPTIAVVTNIEREHMESYGDIENLFDAFLQFMNKVPFYGAVILCIDEPPLQELMPKIERRVITYGLSTQADVRAVKISFSEKGTDFEVLVSDKPVGSVHTKLVGLHNVKNTLAAIAVGIELGLDFEDIKRGLAKFQGVYRRFQIKGYVSGILVIDDFAHHPTEIRVTLQAAKMTYDRRVVAVFQPHLYSRTKEFAHEFGKAFLDSDVLVVTDVYGAREEPIEGVTGELIARAAKDYGHRSVFYEPKMENIPALLLKITKPNDIVMTIGAGNIWKVGDEFLKQLSAKVEREK; the protein is encoded by the coding sequence ATGTCGAGGAAAGTCAAGTGGCTCCATTTCGTCGGGATTGGAGGAAGTGGAATGAGCGGGATAGCGGAAATTCTGCTTAATCTTGGTTACAAAATTACTGGTTCGGACATCCGAAAAAGCGATGTAACAAAACGGCTTGAAAGGCTTGGGGCGAAGGTTTTCTATGAGCACTCCGCTGAAAATGTTGGTGATGCTGATGTGGTGGTGGTCTCGTCCGCTATAAAGAGCGACAATCCCGAGGTAATCGCCGCAAAGGAACGCGGTATTCCGATCATACCTCGTGCTGAGATGTTGGCGGAACTGATGAGGCTTAAATACGGCATTGCTGTCGCGGGTACACATGGCAAAAGCACTACGACATCACTTATAGGGCAGGTGCTAACTGAGGCCGATGTCGATCCTACTGTTATCGTTGGCGGGAGAGTGGTTAACTTGCGCTCCAATGTTAGACTCGGCACGGGGCAGTATCTTGTCGCGGAAGCTGATGAGTTCGACAAGTCGTTCCTGCGACTTTCACCGACCATTGCTGTCGTGACCAACATTGAACGAGAGCACATGGAAAGCTATGGCGACATAGAGAATCTTTTCGATGCTTTCCTGCAGTTCATGAATAAAGTTCCTTTTTACGGTGCTGTCATACTATGCATAGATGAACCACCGTTGCAGGAGTTGATGCCAAAAATTGAGCGACGAGTTATTACTTACGGGCTTTCAACTCAGGCTGATGTTAGGGCGGTAAAAATAAGTTTTTCCGAGAAGGGAACCGATTTCGAAGTTCTTGTAAGCGATAAGCCAGTCGGTTCGGTGCACACGAAATTGGTTGGGCTCCATAATGTAAAGAATACACTTGCTGCCATAGCAGTGGGTATTGAGCTCGGGCTTGATTTCGAGGATATAAAGCGTGGACTGGCAAAATTCCAAGGTGTTTACAGAAGATTCCAGATTAAGGGGTATGTAAGCGGTATTCTCGTTATTGATGATTTCGCTCATCATCCCACGGAGATAAGAGTTACTCTCCAAGCAGCCAAAATGACCTACGACAGGAGAGTAGTAGCTGTGTTCCAGCCTCATCTTTACTCAAGAACGAAGGAATTTGCCCACGAGTTCGGCAAGGCATTTCTCGATTCGGATGTGCTCGTGGTTACTGATGTTTACGGTGCTCGTGAGGAACCTATAGAAGGCGTTACGGGAGAGCTTATCGCTCGTGCTGCAAAAGACTACGGTCATAGAAGTGTGTTTTACGAACCCAAAATGGAGAATATACCAGCATTGCTTCTTAAAATAACGAAACCTAACGACATAGTTATGACAATAGGTGCGGGAAATATCTGGAAAGTGGGGGATGAGTTTTTGAAGCAGTTAAGCGCTAAAGTCGAAAGGGAGAAATGA
- the murG gene encoding undecaprenyldiphospho-muramoylpentapeptide beta-N-acetylglucosaminyltransferase, with amino-acid sequence MAGGGTGGHIIPALNIAKALRKVDEEAEFIFVGTKRGLETSLVPKAGFQLKLIEAKPWKGFKAVFALFKGVLKSLSIIKKFRPNALIGTGGYVSAPAILAAAMSGVPIFLQEQNSYPGLATRFGSVFARKVFLGFDEAKKYLWRKKFAIHTGNPITPMEMSEDKSSCRERFGLSPSLPTVLLTGGSQGSSPLNTIMRLMIEEVGFPQKCQLLWQCGKRDFEDLRNWIAKRKEPIKILDFIDDMWSAYRASDLVVCRAGAITLAEIAAAGLPAIIVPYPYAAGNHQSKNAMVFAEKGAAIVIEQRELTPKILYETIDGLLRNKEKLDAMSKAMLEIAKPNASQVIAEFIYAEIRGDSEEG; translated from the coding sequence ATGGCCGGAGGAGGAACAGGCGGACATATAATTCCAGCGCTTAATATTGCAAAAGCGCTCAGGAAAGTCGACGAAGAAGCCGAGTTCATTTTCGTCGGCACGAAGCGGGGACTTGAGACCTCTCTGGTCCCAAAGGCCGGCTTTCAACTGAAACTTATCGAAGCCAAGCCATGGAAAGGTTTTAAGGCTGTGTTTGCGCTTTTTAAAGGTGTCCTTAAGTCCCTTTCTATAATAAAGAAATTTAGACCAAACGCGCTTATAGGAACGGGCGGATATGTCAGCGCACCTGCGATATTGGCGGCTGCTATGTCGGGTGTGCCGATATTCCTTCAGGAACAGAATTCGTATCCCGGGCTTGCAACGAGATTTGGCTCGGTTTTCGCACGAAAAGTTTTTCTCGGTTTTGATGAAGCTAAAAAATATTTGTGGCGTAAGAAGTTTGCCATCCATACAGGTAACCCCATCACCCCCATGGAGATGAGCGAAGATAAAAGCTCCTGTCGAGAGAGATTTGGCCTCTCTCCCTCCCTGCCCACGGTCCTACTCACCGGCGGGAGCCAAGGCTCATCTCCGCTGAATACAATAATGCGTTTGATGATAGAGGAAGTAGGTTTTCCACAAAAATGTCAGCTTCTTTGGCAGTGTGGAAAGCGAGATTTCGAGGACCTTAGAAACTGGATTGCTAAAAGAAAAGAGCCTATTAAAATTCTCGACTTCATCGACGATATGTGGTCTGCGTATAGAGCGAGCGACCTCGTAGTGTGTCGTGCGGGCGCTATAACTTTGGCAGAAATAGCCGCTGCTGGTTTGCCAGCTATAATAGTACCGTATCCCTATGCTGCCGGAAACCATCAGAGCAAGAATGCCATGGTTTTTGCTGAGAAAGGCGCAGCAATAGTAATAGAACAGCGTGAGCTTACCCCAAAGATTCTGTACGAAACGATTGATGGGCTTCTCAGGAATAAGGAAAAGCTCGATGCAATGTCAAAGGCTATGTTGGAGATAGCCAAGCCCAATGCATCGCAAGTTATCGCTGAGTTTATCTATGCTGAGATAAGAGGTGATTCCGAGGAGGGATGA
- the ftsW gene encoding putative lipid II flippase FtsW, whose translation MSRQIDIKLLFAAVALVLFGTVMVYSASTMISYKRFGGDMNFFLVRQLLKVFLSFVGLIIAASIDYRKWRKLSPLILGASVVLILATLTPYLGGSGAIKGARRWINIFGWTIQPSEFAKLALIMFVATRLSCPGFDWKNIRKVSLTVVLPVALVLGMILIQPNIGMAVGLSLVILTMFVVAGMPKKYLVIMLVGLTVAIMFVVVVSPYARARILAFLFYEDPTGHGYQTRQSLIALGSGGFFGEGLGKSFQKLLFLPEVHTDFVFAIIGDELGFLGCAITIFLIGTIVYHGIKIAVRAKDMFGMLLAFGISAEIFYFSAINIAVVTKLIPTTGIPLPFVSYGGSQLLVHMFSVGILLNISRYLAVSLNEKPIKIALET comes from the coding sequence ATGAGCAGGCAAATTGACATAAAACTGTTGTTCGCTGCTGTGGCTCTGGTCCTTTTCGGAACTGTAATGGTTTACAGCGCATCGACCATGATTAGTTACAAACGATTCGGCGGTGACATGAATTTCTTCCTCGTCCGTCAGTTGCTTAAAGTGTTTCTGAGTTTTGTCGGTTTAATAATCGCTGCATCGATAGATTACAGGAAATGGCGAAAACTTTCCCCCCTAATTTTGGGTGCGAGTGTTGTGTTGATTTTGGCAACGCTAACTCCTTATCTCGGTGGTTCAGGTGCGATAAAGGGCGCAAGACGCTGGATAAACATATTCGGCTGGACTATTCAGCCTTCAGAATTCGCCAAGCTCGCTTTGATAATGTTTGTGGCAACCAGGTTGTCCTGTCCAGGTTTTGACTGGAAGAACATAAGAAAAGTATCGTTAACGGTGGTTCTACCAGTGGCGCTGGTTTTGGGCATGATTCTAATTCAGCCAAATATAGGAATGGCAGTCGGTCTTAGCCTTGTGATACTAACGATGTTTGTGGTAGCCGGTATGCCGAAAAAATACCTTGTTATAATGCTCGTTGGGCTAACGGTCGCTATAATGTTTGTTGTAGTGGTCTCGCCGTATGCGAGAGCGAGAATCCTTGCATTCCTATTCTATGAGGACCCAACAGGACACGGCTATCAAACACGGCAGTCTCTTATAGCGCTTGGGAGCGGTGGATTTTTCGGTGAAGGACTTGGGAAAAGCTTCCAAAAACTTTTGTTTTTGCCAGAGGTGCATACCGATTTCGTTTTCGCGATAATTGGGGACGAGTTGGGCTTCCTGGGATGCGCAATAACGATATTTTTGATAGGCACCATAGTGTATCATGGCATTAAGATAGCGGTTCGCGCAAAAGATATGTTTGGAATGCTCCTTGCGTTCGGTATCTCGGCTGAAATCTTTTACTTTTCAGCCATTAACATTGCAGTTGTGACAAAGCTTATCCCTACTACTGGAATTCCGCTCCCGTTCGTTAGCTATGGTGGGTCACAGCTATTGGTTCATATGTTTAGCGTGGGAATTTTGCTGAATATATCGAGGTATTTGGCTGTGTCGTTAAATGAGAAACCAATAAAAATAGCGTTAGAAACATGA
- the murD gene encoding UDP-N-acetylmuramoyl-L-alanine--D-glutamate ligase encodes MVNQAKKISILGLARSGIAAAKLAKKAGFKVFVSDAAVNEELIEKAKALNELGIDVEVGGHTPRVLQSDLLVVSPGVPLSIDVIKAAREMGIPVISEIEFAFRFEKGRVVAVTGSNGKSTTATLIARILEDSGEKVFLAGNIGKPYSDVVTSTSSDSITVLELSSFQLEAIYSFSAFVGILLNLAPDHLDRYDTVDDYYRAKFRLFETQKPGSYAVLNIDQPEVAKLEGKIVADVLPFTMCDGRVNGAWLSNSIIMRRDEPILSKDEIGIPGPHNLANALASVAATIPFEVPKESLAETLRRFSGIEHRLERFLLWNGILFVNDSKATNPESLRFALLSFDRPIVLIAGGYDKGADFSYLSGLVTKKVKAAVFTGATAKKMAQQIGGAAGFSTVVKDFQEAVETAINLAKKGDVVLLSPGCASFDAFKNFEHRGKVFKELVKKITGAKNEQAN; translated from the coding sequence ATGGTGAATCAAGCTAAAAAAATATCTATACTCGGACTTGCTCGAAGTGGAATTGCTGCTGCCAAACTTGCTAAGAAGGCCGGATTTAAAGTCTTCGTTTCTGATGCGGCCGTGAATGAGGAGCTTATCGAAAAAGCAAAAGCTCTTAATGAACTGGGAATAGATGTCGAGGTTGGTGGTCATACTCCTCGTGTCCTTCAATCCGATTTGCTCGTGGTAAGTCCCGGTGTCCCTTTGAGTATAGATGTTATAAAAGCGGCGCGTGAAATGGGAATCCCTGTGATTAGCGAGATTGAATTCGCATTTAGGTTCGAAAAAGGCCGTGTTGTTGCTGTTACAGGCTCGAACGGTAAGAGCACTACTGCGACACTTATAGCGAGAATTCTCGAAGATTCAGGCGAAAAAGTTTTCCTGGCTGGAAATATCGGAAAACCGTATTCAGATGTTGTTACAAGCACGAGTTCTGATTCTATAACTGTCCTTGAGCTCTCAAGCTTTCAACTCGAAGCCATATATAGTTTCAGCGCTTTTGTTGGGATTCTTCTTAATCTTGCTCCCGATCACTTGGACAGATACGATACCGTGGATGACTATTATCGCGCGAAGTTCAGACTTTTTGAGACGCAGAAGCCGGGCAGCTACGCAGTGCTGAACATTGATCAGCCTGAGGTGGCTAAGCTTGAGGGGAAGATCGTTGCTGATGTGCTTCCTTTCACGATGTGTGATGGGCGAGTGAATGGCGCGTGGCTTTCGAATAGCATTATCATGCGTCGTGACGAACCGATCCTTAGCAAAGATGAAATCGGAATACCCGGACCTCATAACCTTGCAAATGCTTTAGCAAGTGTCGCGGCAACGATACCGTTTGAGGTCCCAAAAGAATCTCTGGCTGAAACGCTAAGGAGGTTCTCAGGTATTGAACACAGGTTGGAGAGGTTTCTTTTGTGGAATGGGATACTTTTTGTTAATGATTCCAAAGCTACAAACCCGGAATCGCTTCGATTTGCTCTTCTATCGTTTGATAGGCCGATAGTTCTTATTGCTGGTGGATACGATAAGGGAGCTGATTTTTCGTATTTGAGCGGTTTGGTGACCAAAAAGGTTAAAGCCGCTGTTTTCACGGGTGCTACAGCGAAGAAAATGGCGCAACAAATTGGTGGCGCGGCTGGTTTTTCGACTGTGGTTAAGGATTTTCAAGAAGCTGTTGAGACCGCGATAAACCTTGCGAAGAAGGGTGATGTGGTTCTTCTGTCACCGGGATGCGCGAGTTTCGATGCTTTCAAAAATTTCGAGCACCGTGGTAAAGTATTCAAAGAGCTGGTGAAAAAAATAACTGGTGCGAAAAATGAGCAGGCAAATTGA
- a CDS encoding phospho-N-acetylmuramoyl-pentapeptide-transferase, with translation MLYYILYPLAKKYIVFNLFRYITFRLAMAATTSFLVSVFLCSPLIKYLKKRHWVTKIREDVPQRHQGKKGTPTMGGLVIIAGVLMGTILWAKIGNPYIILSLVSVVLAGAMGFVDDYLKDVKHKPKGLLARYKLYGQFMLALAISIMIYLYPLKTPSGLDLRTITEVPFLKNLYINMGIGYILFTMLVIVGASNAVNLSDGLDGLAAGLVGILAATFTVVAYVSGRQDFTAYLNIIYLPGSGELSIFCASMAGAILGFLWYNSYPAEIFMGDTGALSMGAALGVIAVILKKEFMLLIAGFVLVAEALSVILQVIYFKRTGGKRLFRMAPIHHHFELMGWAEPKIVVRFWILGIIFAVLGLVSFKVR, from the coding sequence ATGCTGTATTATATTTTATATCCACTGGCGAAAAAGTATATAGTGTTCAACCTGTTTAGGTATATCACCTTTAGACTTGCTATGGCAGCTACTACGAGCTTTTTGGTGTCTGTTTTTCTTTGTTCACCATTGATAAAATACCTGAAAAAAAGGCATTGGGTCACCAAAATTCGAGAGGATGTTCCCCAGAGACATCAGGGAAAGAAAGGCACCCCTACGATGGGCGGTTTGGTTATTATCGCAGGTGTCTTGATGGGAACTATACTGTGGGCAAAAATCGGCAACCCGTATATAATACTTTCTCTTGTTTCGGTCGTGCTCGCCGGGGCAATGGGATTTGTTGATGATTACCTAAAAGATGTAAAACATAAACCAAAAGGTCTTCTGGCAAGATATAAACTTTACGGCCAGTTTATGTTGGCTCTTGCCATAAGCATTATGATATATCTATATCCTTTAAAAACTCCGTCGGGGCTCGATTTACGCACTATAACAGAAGTGCCGTTTCTTAAAAATTTATATATAAATATGGGCATCGGCTATATACTATTTACTATGCTTGTAATAGTAGGAGCGTCCAACGCAGTGAACCTTAGCGATGGTCTTGATGGTCTTGCAGCGGGGCTTGTGGGAATCCTTGCAGCGACATTCACTGTAGTAGCTTATGTTTCGGGCAGACAGGATTTTACCGCATATCTTAATATTATATATCTTCCCGGAAGCGGCGAACTATCGATATTCTGTGCATCAATGGCTGGTGCTATACTGGGGTTTTTATGGTATAATTCGTATCCCGCCGAAATTTTTATGGGTGATACCGGCGCGCTGTCGATGGGGGCTGCGTTGGGTGTCATAGCAGTGATACTCAAAAAGGAGTTTATGCTCCTCATCGCAGGATTCGTCCTCGTTGCGGAGGCATTGTCTGTGATACTTCAGGTCATCTATTTCAAGAGAACTGGCGGGAAAAGGCTCTTCAGAATGGCGCCTATACATCATCATTTCGAGCTTATGGGGTGGGCTGAACCAAAGATCGTGGTAAGGTTCTGGATTCTTGGGATAATATTCGCGGTCTTAGGATTGGTTTCGTTCAAAGTAAGGTAA
- a CDS encoding UDP-N-acetylmuramoyl-tripeptide--D-alanyl-D-alanine ligase, with protein MKAERLAKIAAVMKGKLVPKEAGEVYARGVSVDSRTIAPGEVFFALKGKRDGHDFVSHAYQNGAIAAVVERKIDVDIPQIIVDDTLFALGELAKEYRRTLNPKTIGITGSVGKTTTREMIAKILATKYTTHSAKKNYNNLIGLPLTILEMGEDVEFAVVELGINTVGEMERLSEIAAPDVAVITSIAPVHTEGLGSVENILSEKIKITNHMPPDSPVIINADCDELISVADKINRRVITFGINRGDYKPIELSFVNGKASFTFRGISFKLNALGRGAVYSALAAIAVSDFFDVPLVIASKALELFKPPPSRLNLIKAGNVTIIDDSYNSNPIALDEALGVLAMLDAKRKVAVLGDMLELGEYEEIYHRKVADLIKKHGVDVAFLFGPRMELANARALEMGLDSEIFWFVDPEKLETQLLEEVRDGDLILVKGSNAMGMKRFVESLIERFGVAKADEEG; from the coding sequence ATGAAGGCTGAGAGACTCGCGAAAATAGCAGCGGTAATGAAGGGCAAGCTTGTGCCAAAAGAGGCGGGAGAGGTATACGCACGCGGAGTGTCTGTGGACTCGAGAACTATTGCCCCGGGAGAGGTGTTTTTCGCACTTAAGGGTAAGCGTGACGGACATGATTTCGTTTCCCATGCGTATCAAAACGGGGCGATAGCTGCGGTTGTGGAAAGAAAAATTGATGTAGATATACCTCAGATTATTGTCGATGACACGCTTTTCGCGCTTGGTGAGTTGGCTAAAGAGTATCGGAGAACTTTAAACCCAAAAACTATCGGGATAACTGGTTCTGTGGGGAAGACGACCACCAGAGAGATGATAGCAAAGATTCTTGCAACTAAATACACGACTCACTCAGCGAAAAAGAATTATAACAATCTTATCGGACTTCCGCTGACTATACTCGAGATGGGCGAGGATGTTGAATTTGCCGTTGTGGAACTTGGTATAAATACTGTGGGTGAGATGGAGCGGCTTTCGGAAATTGCTGCTCCTGATGTAGCGGTAATAACCTCTATCGCCCCGGTCCATACTGAAGGATTGGGTTCGGTCGAGAACATACTTTCAGAAAAGATTAAGATAACGAATCACATGCCCCCTGATTCGCCGGTCATAATAAATGCAGACTGTGATGAGCTTATCTCGGTGGCGGACAAAATCAATAGGAGAGTAATAACTTTTGGGATAAATCGAGGTGATTACAAGCCGATTGAGCTTTCTTTCGTCAATGGGAAAGCATCATTCACCTTCAGAGGGATTAGCTTTAAACTCAATGCATTGGGTAGAGGAGCAGTTTACTCGGCGTTGGCAGCTATTGCAGTGTCTGACTTCTTCGATGTGCCATTGGTTATAGCTTCAAAGGCGCTGGAGCTTTTCAAACCGCCGCCCTCAAGACTTAACCTGATAAAAGCAGGAAATGTGACCATAATAGACGATTCTTACAATTCAAATCCTATCGCGCTTGACGAGGCATTAGGTGTTCTGGCGATGCTTGACGCAAAAAGAAAGGTAGCTGTCTTGGGTGATATGCTCGAGCTGGGTGAATACGAGGAGATCTATCATCGCAAGGTTGCAGACCTCATAAAAAAACATGGAGTTGATGTTGCATTTCTCTTTGGACCGAGAATGGAGTTAGCCAACGCCCGCGCTTTGGAAATGGGGCTTGATTCAGAAATCTTCTGGTTCGTTGACCCAGAAAAACTTGAGACGCAGCTACTTGAGGAAGTCAGAGATGGTGACCTGATTTTAGTTAAAGGCTCTAATGCTATGGGGATGAAGAGGTTTGTGGAATCACTCATTGAAAGATTTGGTGTGGCAAAGGCCGATGAGGAGGGATAA